In Holophagales bacterium, one DNA window encodes the following:
- the trxA gene encoding thioredoxin has product MSSSPIHVTDASFQKDVLESPTPVLVDFWAPWCGPCKMIAPALEELAGELAGQVAVAKVNVDDHQQHAAKFRVQGIPTMILFKNGREVDRMVGAAPKAQLARWIQGATQAS; this is encoded by the coding sequence ATGAGCAGCTCTCCCATCCACGTCACCGATGCCTCGTTCCAGAAGGACGTCCTCGAGTCGCCGACGCCGGTTCTCGTCGACTTCTGGGCCCCGTGGTGCGGTCCCTGCAAGATGATCGCCCCGGCGCTCGAAGAGCTGGCCGGTGAGCTCGCCGGTCAGGTGGCGGTCGCCAAGGTCAACGTCGACGACCACCAGCAGCACGCCGCCAAGTTCCGCGTCCAGGGGATCCCGACGATGATCCTCTTCAAGAACGGACGCGAGGTCGATCGCATGGTCGGCGCGGCGCCGAAGGCCCAGCTCGCCCGCTGGATCCAGGGCGCCACCCAGGCCAGCTGA
- a CDS encoding sigma-70 family RNA polymerase sigma factor, with protein sequence MARRSASPRPPSDAARAAVAEIFATHGERLYATALRLCGRPDEAEELMQETLLAALRGWDGFAARAEATTWLFTIAKHACFRRRRRRAGEPASFEGLGDESSLLPAAHEPMPDLSELADPSRTAERAEAAARVERGLAELPFAYRLPLVLLDIAELSIAETAAVLGLKEATVKTRVHRARLRLRQALVAGARGRPLAADHPRTVCLDLLRAKQEALDRGAPFPYSEQALCDRCQSLFASLDLGRDSCRLLGRATLPDRLRTLLDAELASGTRAS encoded by the coding sequence GTGGCCCGACGCTCCGCTTCTCCACGCCCGCCCTCCGACGCCGCCCGCGCCGCCGTCGCCGAGATCTTCGCGACGCACGGCGAGCGCCTCTACGCGACGGCGCTCCGGCTCTGCGGTCGGCCCGACGAGGCCGAGGAGCTGATGCAGGAGACCCTGCTTGCCGCCTTGCGCGGTTGGGACGGCTTCGCCGCCCGCGCCGAAGCGACCACCTGGCTCTTCACCATCGCCAAGCACGCGTGCTTCCGCCGACGCCGGCGTCGCGCCGGTGAGCCGGCGAGCTTCGAGGGGCTCGGCGACGAATCCTCGCTGCTGCCGGCGGCCCACGAGCCGATGCCCGACCTCAGCGAGCTCGCCGACCCCTCGCGCACGGCGGAGCGCGCCGAGGCGGCCGCTCGGGTCGAACGCGGTCTCGCCGAGCTGCCCTTCGCCTACCGCCTGCCGCTGGTCCTGCTCGACATCGCCGAGCTGTCGATTGCCGAGACCGCCGCGGTGCTCGGTCTCAAGGAGGCGACGGTCAAGACGCGCGTTCACCGCGCCCGGCTGCGGTTGCGCCAGGCGCTCGTCGCGGGGGCGCGAGGTCGACCTCTCGCCGCCGATCACCCCCGCACCGTCTGCCTCGATCTGCTGCGGGCCAAGCAGGAGGCGCTCGATCGCGGCGCGCCGTTCCCCTACTCCGAGCAGGCCCTCTGCGATCGCTGCCAGTCGCTGTTCGCGTCGCTCGACCTCGGGCGCGACTCCTGCCGGCTGCTCGGCCGGGCGACCCTTCCGGACCGCTTGCGCACGCTCCTCGACGCTGAGCTCGCATCCGGCACCCGAGCGAGCTGA
- a CDS encoding AEC family transporter, whose product MAFDAFFLVLALLACGKLSARLGLFPPGAAETLNRFVLTVCLPAAVLRHASRLHFEPRLLALAAVPWILLLASAVAVLGLSRLLRLSDEERAVLLLCVPLGNTSFLGYPLIEALCGERALPFAVIYDQFGSFVILSTWGLWVLARYGGDRPPTLGAVAARMIRFPPFLALVAALTLVPATPPVAVDAVLRRLADALLPIVAFAVGLEIKLRLPRRELAPLAGGLGLKLVAMPAAAWGLVHLLQMDGLPAQAAVLESAMPPMITASALAISHRLAPGLAAALAGYGVVLALLSVPLWRLLF is encoded by the coding sequence ATGGCTTTCGACGCCTTCTTCCTCGTGCTGGCGCTGCTCGCCTGCGGCAAGCTGAGCGCCCGGCTCGGGCTCTTCCCGCCCGGCGCCGCCGAGACGCTGAACCGCTTCGTGCTCACGGTCTGCCTGCCCGCCGCGGTGCTCCGTCACGCGTCGCGACTCCATTTCGAGCCGCGGCTGCTGGCGCTCGCCGCCGTCCCCTGGATCCTGCTCCTCGCCAGCGCCGTCGCCGTCCTCGGCCTGTCGCGGCTCCTCCGGCTGAGCGACGAAGAGCGGGCGGTCCTGTTGCTCTGCGTGCCGCTCGGCAACACCTCGTTCCTCGGCTACCCGCTGATCGAGGCGCTCTGCGGCGAGCGGGCGCTGCCGTTCGCGGTCATCTACGACCAGTTCGGCTCGTTCGTCATCCTCTCGACCTGGGGGCTCTGGGTGCTGGCGCGCTACGGCGGCGACCGCCCGCCGACCCTCGGCGCGGTCGCTGCGCGCATGATCCGTTTTCCACCCTTTCTCGCCCTCGTCGCGGCGCTGACCCTGGTGCCCGCGACGCCGCCCGTCGCGGTCGACGCGGTCCTGCGCCGCCTCGCCGACGCGCTGTTGCCGATCGTCGCCTTCGCGGTCGGACTCGAGATCAAGCTGCGGCTGCCGCGGCGCGAGCTCGCGCCGCTCGCCGGCGGCCTCGGGCTCAAGCTCGTCGCGATGCCCGCCGCCGCCTGGGGGCTCGTCCACCTGCTGCAGATGGACGGGCTTCCGGCACAGGCCGCCGTGCTCGAAAGCGCGATGCCGCCGATGATCACCGCGAGCGCGCTCGCCATCTCGCACCGGCTGGCGCCCGGCCTGGCCGCGGCGCTCGCCGGCTACGGCGTCGTGCTCGCCCTGCTCAGCGTGCCACTCTGGCGGCTGCTGTTCTGA
- a CDS encoding GGDEF and EAL domain-containing protein, translated as MERSAEPTVLWVEGGLAGERRLFAELASVRPTEDRVERCADLDGALARLARGGFDAVVLAWPGDAEGGAAAVRRLRHEHPQLTVLGLMFPGAPVLGRDLLAAGADDCLIAAEVDARMLSAALRHACERRRLAVELASSEARLALVRRGSNDGLWHWDLATGRVHLSLRWKQIVGCGGDEIGDRLVDWLDWVVDDDRGFVREALSSHVAQGDGVLALEHRMRHRDGGERWVLLRGALSRDPSGRAACMAGSLTDLSARKRAEQQSLHDALHDPLTGLPNRALFLDRLTLALSAARGAPEAAVALLFLDVDRLQAINDSLGHACGDRLLVEVAARLRRVVRPSDTVARLGGDEFALLATGLRDVAAAVHLAEKVQQEIALPFFEKGEEIQVEASLGIALPGSAETSAEGLLRDADLAMVRAKAGGRGRIEVYDHERHAAAVELLRMERELRRAVAMGDFVMHYQPIVSLDSGAIVGFEALTRWRHPERGLVAPAQFIAVAEETGLIVPLGWRVLEWACAQAEEWQRRFPADPPYFMSVNVSGKLFTQESAVAQVLRILEVSRLAPESLRLEVTESVALDHGEPVMARLRALQTLGVQLSIDDFGTGYSSLSYLQRFRYDSLKIDRSFVRDLEVQDSRVIVETILALASHLGIGVVAEGVETGEQLARLRTLGCPLAQGYWFARPLDVPDAEALLATQAVW; from the coding sequence GTGGAGCGAAGCGCGGAACCGACAGTGTTGTGGGTCGAGGGCGGGCTCGCCGGAGAGCGTCGTCTCTTCGCCGAGCTGGCGAGCGTACGGCCGACCGAGGACCGGGTGGAGCGATGCGCGGACCTCGACGGCGCGCTGGCGCGACTGGCGAGAGGTGGCTTCGACGCCGTCGTGCTGGCCTGGCCGGGCGACGCCGAGGGCGGCGCCGCGGCGGTCCGGCGCCTGCGGCACGAGCACCCGCAACTGACCGTTCTCGGCCTGATGTTCCCCGGGGCGCCGGTGCTCGGGCGCGACCTCCTGGCCGCCGGTGCCGACGATTGCCTGATCGCCGCGGAGGTCGACGCCCGGATGCTCTCGGCGGCGCTGCGCCATGCGTGCGAGCGCCGACGGCTCGCCGTCGAGCTGGCGTCGAGCGAGGCGCGCCTGGCCCTGGTCCGCCGCGGGTCGAACGACGGGCTCTGGCATTGGGACCTGGCGACGGGCCGCGTGCACCTCTCGCTGCGCTGGAAGCAGATCGTCGGCTGCGGCGGCGACGAGATCGGCGACCGCCTGGTCGATTGGCTCGACTGGGTCGTCGACGACGATCGCGGCTTCGTCCGGGAGGCGCTCTCGTCGCACGTGGCGCAAGGCGACGGGGTGCTGGCGCTCGAACATCGCATGCGCCACCGCGACGGCGGGGAGCGCTGGGTGCTGCTGCGCGGGGCCCTGTCGCGCGATCCGTCGGGTCGGGCGGCGTGCATGGCAGGCTCGCTCACCGATCTCTCGGCACGGAAGCGGGCCGAGCAACAGAGCCTGCACGACGCGCTGCACGATCCGCTGACCGGCCTGCCGAACCGGGCACTCTTCCTCGATCGGCTGACGCTGGCGCTCTCGGCGGCTCGCGGGGCGCCGGAGGCCGCCGTCGCGCTGCTCTTCCTCGACGTCGACCGCCTGCAGGCGATCAACGACAGTCTGGGTCACGCCTGCGGCGACCGCCTGCTGGTCGAGGTCGCCGCGCGCTTGCGCCGTGTGGTACGGCCGAGCGACACGGTCGCACGCCTGGGTGGCGACGAGTTCGCGTTGCTGGCGACCGGGCTCCGGGACGTCGCCGCGGCCGTTCATCTCGCCGAGAAGGTCCAGCAGGAGATCGCCCTCCCGTTCTTCGAAAAGGGGGAGGAGATCCAGGTCGAGGCCAGTCTGGGCATCGCCCTGCCGGGCAGCGCCGAGACCTCCGCCGAGGGCCTCCTGCGCGACGCCGATCTGGCGATGGTGCGCGCCAAGGCCGGGGGGCGGGGGCGCATCGAGGTCTACGACCACGAGCGGCACGCCGCCGCGGTCGAGCTGCTGCGCATGGAGCGTGAGCTGCGCCGCGCGGTGGCGATGGGCGATTTCGTGATGCACTACCAGCCGATCGTCTCGCTCGACAGTGGGGCCATCGTCGGCTTCGAAGCGTTGACCCGCTGGCGGCATCCCGAACGCGGCCTGGTGGCGCCCGCCCAGTTCATCGCCGTCGCCGAGGAGACCGGGTTGATCGTGCCGCTCGGTTGGCGCGTGCTCGAGTGGGCCTGTGCCCAGGCCGAGGAGTGGCAACGGCGGTTCCCCGCCGACCCGCCCTACTTCATGAGCGTCAACGTCTCCGGGAAGCTCTTCACGCAGGAGTCGGCCGTCGCTCAGGTGCTGCGCATTCTGGAGGTTTCCCGGCTGGCGCCGGAGAGCCTGCGGCTCGAGGTCACGGAGAGCGTGGCGCTCGACCACGGCGAGCCGGTGATGGCCCGGCTGCGGGCACTGCAGACGCTCGGCGTGCAACTGTCGATCGACGACTTCGGTACCGGCTACTCGTCGCTCAGCTACCTGCAGCGGTTCCGCTACGACTCGCTGAAGATCGACCGCTCCTTCGTGCGCGACCTCGAGGTTCAGGACTCGCGAGTGATCGTCGAGACGATCCTGGCACTGGCGAGCCATCTCGGCATCGGCGTCGTCGCCGAAGGGGTCGAGACCGGCGAGCAGCTCGCCCGCTTGCGCACGCTCGGCTGTCCGTTGGCGCAGGGATACTGGTTCGCCCGGCCGCTCGACGTGCCCGACGCCGAGGCGCTGCTGGCGACGCAAGCCGTCTGGTGA
- a CDS encoding DUF1800 domain-containing protein codes for MTEPLPAPPRARTRRDLLATQPSPQMRRPGARTVRTRTAPVPSLAVLALGRAGFGARPGDIAAFQALGATDAQRLAAWVDLQLFPNVNDDPLYLPRLVAAGYNTLWRTSSQLWQTNFNAATWEERIRPSREVLLVTFLRAVHSKWQLWEVMSGFWHDHFNVYAYEYTSESLFPALDNVLRQHAFGNFRQMLEAVAKSTPMLYYLDNYTSSRGGPNENFSRELFELHTLGAENYWGVIPQSQVPRDDQGRPLGYVDADIYEATRCFTGWTYGYDDSWQQIPDTGEFWYHEAWHDPYPKRVLGLDLNAYQPAQKDGLDVLDALASHPGTGRYLARKLCRHLVSDQPPTALVDQVAAQFTALWQAPDQLRQVVRTILLSPEFAASWGQKVRRPFDLVVAAMRASEMEFPFKVGDGDTDTFLWRYGQTGHTPFAWRPPDGYSDLMADWLSTEPRLHCWRMANWLVEVTDDLGHFRLDAIGKTLAAIPVGQRSAERIVDHWIGRVFGRSLDPGDREVLVEFMAAGYNPTFNLPLDADEDTQDRLRSLVALIFNMPDFVWR; via the coding sequence ATGACGGAACCGCTTCCCGCTCCGCCCCGCGCCAGAACTCGGCGGGACCTGCTGGCCACTCAGCCCTCGCCGCAGATGCGGCGCCCGGGCGCCCGCACCGTGCGGACGCGCACGGCGCCCGTGCCGTCGCTCGCCGTCCTGGCGCTCGGACGCGCCGGGTTCGGTGCGCGGCCGGGCGACATCGCTGCCTTCCAGGCGCTCGGCGCCACCGACGCGCAGCGTCTCGCCGCATGGGTCGACCTGCAGCTCTTCCCCAACGTCAACGACGACCCGCTCTACTTGCCGCGCCTGGTCGCCGCCGGCTACAACACCCTGTGGCGCACCTCGTCTCAGCTCTGGCAGACCAACTTCAACGCCGCCACCTGGGAGGAGCGGATCCGGCCGTCGCGCGAGGTGCTGCTCGTCACCTTCCTGCGCGCCGTCCACAGCAAGTGGCAACTCTGGGAAGTGATGAGTGGCTTCTGGCACGATCACTTCAACGTCTACGCCTACGAGTACACCTCGGAGAGCCTCTTCCCGGCGCTCGACAACGTCCTGCGCCAGCACGCCTTCGGCAACTTCCGCCAGATGCTCGAAGCGGTGGCGAAGAGCACGCCGATGCTCTACTACCTCGACAACTACACGAGCAGCCGCGGCGGACCGAACGAGAACTTCTCGCGCGAGCTCTTCGAGCTGCACACGCTCGGCGCGGAGAACTACTGGGGCGTGATCCCGCAGTCGCAGGTGCCGCGCGACGACCAGGGACGCCCACTCGGCTACGTCGACGCCGACATCTACGAGGCGACGCGCTGCTTCACCGGCTGGACCTACGGCTACGACGACAGCTGGCAACAGATTCCCGATACCGGCGAGTTCTGGTACCACGAGGCCTGGCACGACCCGTACCCCAAGCGGGTGCTCGGGCTCGACCTGAACGCCTATCAGCCGGCACAGAAGGACGGCCTCGACGTGCTCGATGCCCTCGCGTCCCATCCAGGGACCGGGCGCTACCTGGCCCGCAAGCTCTGCCGGCATCTGGTCTCCGATCAGCCGCCGACCGCTCTGGTCGATCAGGTCGCGGCGCAGTTCACCGCGCTCTGGCAGGCGCCCGATCAGTTGCGCCAGGTGGTGCGCACCATCCTGCTGTCGCCGGAGTTCGCCGCGAGCTGGGGGCAGAAGGTCCGGCGGCCGTTCGACCTCGTCGTCGCCGCGATGCGGGCGAGCGAGATGGAGTTCCCCTTCAAAGTCGGCGACGGCGACACGGACACGTTCCTCTGGCGCTACGGCCAGACCGGGCACACGCCGTTCGCCTGGCGGCCGCCGGACGGCTACTCGGACCTGATGGCCGATTGGCTCTCGACCGAGCCCCGCCTCCACTGCTGGCGCATGGCCAACTGGCTGGTCGAGGTCACCGACGACCTCGGCCACTTCCGGCTTGACGCGATCGGCAAGACGCTCGCCGCCATCCCGGTGGGACAGCGCTCCGCCGAGCGCATCGTCGACCACTGGATCGGGCGCGTCTTCGGCCGCTCCCTCGATCCAGGCGACCGCGAGGTGCTCGTCGAGTTCATGGCCGCCGGCTACAACCCGACCTTCAACCTGCCGCTCGACGCCGACGAAGACACGCAGGATCGCCTCCGCTCGCTCGTCGCCCTGATCTTCAACATGCCGGACTTCGTCTGGCGCTGA